Proteins encoded within one genomic window of Saccharomyces mikatae IFO 1815 strain IFO1815 genome assembly, chromosome: 15:
- the GDH1 gene encoding glutamate dehydrogenase (NADP(+)) GDH1 (similar to Saccharomyces cerevisiae GDH3 (YAL062W) and GDH1 (YOR375C); ancestral locus Anc_7.1), protein MSEPEFQQAYEEVVSSLEDSTLFEQHPEYKKVLPIVSVPERIIQFRVTWENDKGEQEVAQGYRVQYNSAKGPYKGGLRFHPSVNLSILKFLGFEQIFKNSLTGLDMGGGKGGLCVDLKGRSNNEIRRICYAFMRELSRHIGQDTDVPAGDIGVGGREIGYLFGAYRSYKNSWEGVLTGKGLNWGGSLIRPEATGYGLVYYTQAMIDYATNGKESFEGKRVTISGSGNVAQYAALKVIELGATVVSLSDSKGCIISETGITSEQIADIATAKVNFKSLEQIVNEYSTFTENKVQYIAGARPWTHVQKVDIALPCATQNEVSGEEAKALVAQGVKFIAEGSNMGSTPEAIAVFETARSTAAGPKDAVWYGPPKAANLGGVAVSGLEMAQNSQRITWTSERVDQELKRIMVNCFNECIDSAKKYTKDGNTLPSLVKGANIASFIKVSDAMFDQGDVF, encoded by the coding sequence CCAGAATACAAAAAGGTTTTGCCAATTGTTTCTGTCCCTGAAAGAATTATACAGTTTAGAGTTACTTGGGAGAATGACAAGGGTGAACAAGAAGTTGCTCAAGGTTACAGAGTGCAATACAACTCGGCTAAGGGTCCATACAAGGGTGGTCTACGTTTCCATCCCTCCGTGAACTTGTctattttgaaattcttgGGTTTCGAgcaaattttcaagaactcTTTGACTGGCCTGGACATGGGTGGTGGTAAAGGTGGTCTATGTGTGGACTTGAAGGGTAGATCCAACAACGAAATCAGAAGAATTTGTTACGCTTTCATGAGAGAACTAAGCAGACACATTGGTCAAGACACTGACGTTCCAGCTGGTGATATCGGTGTTGGTGGTCGTGAAATCGGTTACCTATTCGGTGCTTACAGATCATACAAGAACTCCTGGGAAGGTGTCTTGACCGGTAAGGGTTTGAACTGGGGTGGTTCCTTGATTAGACCAGAAGCCACTGGTTATGGTTTGGTTTACTATACTCAAGCTATGATTGACTATGCCACAAACGGTAAGGAATCTTTTGAAGGTAAGCGTGTCACCATCTCTGGTAGTGGTAATGTTGCTCAATACGCAGCTTTGAAAGTCATCGAGCTTGGTGCTACTGTCGTTTCTCTGTCGGACTCTAAGGGTTGTATCATTTCTGAAACCGGTATCACATCCGAACAAATCGCTGACATCGCCACTGCTAAAGTCAACTTCAAGTCTTTGGAGCAAATTGTCAACGAATACTCTACTTTCACAGAAAACAAAGTCCAATACATTGCAGGCGCTCGTCCATGGACCCATGTTCAAAAGGTCGACATTGCCTTGCCATGTGCTACCCAAAATGAAGTTAGTGGCGAAGAAGCCAAGGCTTTGGTTGCTCAAGGTGTGAAGTTTATTGCTGAAGGTTCCAACATGGGTTCCACTCCAGAAGCTATTGCCGTTTTTGAAACAGCACGTTCCACAGCTGCTGGACCAAAGGATGCTGTTTGGTACGGTCCACCAAAGGCTGCTAACTTGGGTGGTGTTGCCGTTTCTGGTTTAGAAATGGCTCAAAACTCCCAAAGAATCACTTGGACCAGTGAAAGGGTCGACCAGGAATTGAAGAGAATTATGGTCAACTGTTTCAACGAATGTATTGATTCTGCTAAGAAGTACACTAAGGACGGTAACACCTTGCCATCTTTAGTCAAAGGTGCCAACATTGCAAGTTTCATTAAGGTCTCTGATGCTATGTTTGACCAAGGTGATGTATTTTAA